TTATTTCAAGATTGATGAAAGAAAAAATCGTAGTCCAATATATATTGACCTTAAAGGACTGCCAAATTATCCGGCGGTCTGTAATTTTATCATCAGCACTTCGGCATTAATTTTATCAACACTCCAATTTGATTTTATCTGTGGTATTGAAGCTGGAAGTATTGCCTTGGCATCTTTAATTGCCCAATATCTTTCTAAACCAATGTTTTTTGCCCGTCGAGAGAAAAGATATCCGGAAGCGCCAATTTTGGAAGGGATAAAATTACCGGAACTTTATAAGAAAAGAGTATTACTTATTGATGATACAATCGTGAAAGGTTGGACAAAAATAAGAATTATAAATTTTATTCGTGAGGCCGGTGGAATTTGTGATAGTTGTTTTGTTTTATTAGATAGAGAACAAGGTGGTGAAGAAGAATTAAAGAAAATTGGTGTCAAACTCTACTCGTTAACCAGTTTATCTGCTCTCTTTTCTAAAAATATTCCTAAAGAAATCACTTTTATCACTGATGAAGAAGAGAGAGAAATAGAAAAATACTTAAAAAATCCGGAAGGCTGGCATAAAGAAAAAGGTTTTATTTATTACCATTTAACACCTAAATAAAAATTATTTAAAAAGAATAATTTCAATCTTGTTTATTCTATTAAAAACTTCTTTTTGAAAAGAAGGATAGACTTTAAGATTTTTATTTAAGGCTACTTTCTTTTTTATCTCTTCCTCTAAAATTTTTGTTTGTTCTAATAAATAATTCTCTTTTTTGGTAAAGAAATTTATTATTATTTCCTTTGGCAAATCCTGCTTAATAATATTACAAATCTCTTCGATTATCTCTTTCCCATTTTCTTCTATTTCCCCAGTTTCCGGTTTAAAAATTCTTTCCGGGTTTATTATAATAACTTTTTTATCCTTTTCTTGATAAATTAGCCCATCAAAAGAGAAGGGAGGAGTTAAAATTTTTGTCTCATTGCCTAAAAAATCATAAGCAGTAAAAATTGCGTAATAAATTTCATCAACATTTAAATAATTGCCATCTTCTTTTT
The candidate division WOR-3 bacterium genome window above contains:
- a CDS encoding phosphoribosyltransferase family protein, which translates into the protein MEISKLAIKDLKLKDNLLNFSTPRLLELKEIENLAKDISKNICKKIIGKELVLKESKKDANCVSYNLNKNYELHFIFDINETRITFVGKKQEEAKKLFRLLREQRIVLPNLYEVLNKIKGNLSEIIASLLWQIGAIKVSMGDLRPYFKIDERKNRSPIYIDLKGLPNYPAVCNFIISTSALILSTLQFDFICGIEAGSIALASLIAQYLSKPMFFARREKRYPEAPILEGIKLPELYKKRVLLIDDTIVKGWTKIRIINFIREAGGICDSCFVLLDREQGGEEELKKIGVKLYSLTSLSALFSKNIPKEITFITDEEEREIEKYLKNPEGWHKEKGFIYYHLTPK